The proteins below are encoded in one region of Streptomyces sp. NBC_00490:
- a CDS encoding conjugal transfer protein has translation MSRAKQAAQEQAVPATAAGARLQQMRRRVRLSRLSVWAVMAAGPVALAVAVASPAAVVRAAPATKPATVKTAAAGTPAGYATVFLTAWLRSHAGDERSAQARLAQSMAPNVDLPETSAAQPGPEAVVAVRSAQQTGHAWSVTLAAQYADGRLRYFAVPVLTDRAGASFTVSGAPAVVASPARIEGPPSPYTVTVPTGGDLPSAVGEFLAAYLTGAGEVDRYLAPGVRLAPVSPAPYQSVTVEQLLAADEAAAAVSVPTDGTRVGVMVQAEARDNGGRWPLAYEFTLTARSGRWEVSALESGTAQGGGAR, from the coding sequence ATGTCTCGTGCCAAGCAGGCAGCGCAGGAGCAGGCTGTTCCTGCGACCGCTGCGGGGGCTCGGCTGCAGCAGATGCGGCGCCGGGTGCGCCTGTCCCGGCTGAGCGTGTGGGCGGTGATGGCGGCCGGGCCCGTCGCGCTGGCCGTCGCCGTGGCCAGCCCCGCGGCCGTGGTCCGTGCGGCCCCCGCAACCAAGCCGGCCACCGTGAAAACGGCCGCGGCGGGCACCCCGGCCGGCTACGCGACGGTGTTCCTCACCGCGTGGCTGCGCAGCCACGCAGGAGACGAGCGCAGTGCGCAGGCCCGGCTTGCGCAGTCGATGGCCCCCAATGTCGATCTCCCCGAGACGTCGGCTGCGCAGCCCGGGCCCGAGGCGGTCGTGGCGGTGCGCAGTGCGCAGCAGACCGGCCACGCGTGGTCGGTGACGCTGGCTGCGCAGTACGCCGACGGACGGTTGCGCTACTTCGCGGTGCCGGTCCTCACCGATCGCGCAGGAGCCTCGTTCACGGTGTCCGGGGCCCCTGCGGTGGTGGCGTCCCCGGCCCGCATCGAGGGGCCGCCATCGCCGTACACGGTGACGGTGCCGACGGGCGGTGATCTGCCCTCCGCGGTCGGGGAGTTCCTGGCCGCCTATCTCACCGGCGCCGGGGAGGTCGACCGCTACCTCGCCCCCGGGGTGCGCCTGGCACCGGTCTCCCCTGCCCCGTACCAGTCCGTCACGGTCGAACAGCTGCTGGCCGCCGACGAGGCAGCGGCCGCCGTATCCGTCCCCACAGACGGGACACGGGTTGGGGTGATGGTCCAGGCGGAGGCCCGGGACAACGGTGGGCGGTGGCCGCTGGCGTACGAGTTCACGCTCACTGCCCGCTCCGGCCGGTGGGAGGTGTCCGCGCTGGAGTCGGGCACCGCTCAGGGCGGGGGCGCCCGATGA
- a CDS encoding ATP-binding protein has translation MRVPFRHIAGHLVWSTQGSVWAIYRLHPGPDERGQVEESVQGTYVPAAVRDEQLAKITHMVRSLSGAPRLFGLAAQVDPGEIALKMIDGIEPADTAPGTDHPWVENVEATLDLLDDQEMHRRTLWLAVPLQSENAGLQVAASLGSAWAELAPLLGMRPGPIARREVQAYREQAARVEATLAGGIAFRPARPAEVVWMIQHALHRGVAEPLLAEAEDSDLYGGQLRDGVLRSPSYADLGQVRLQEGGIDPGLDDAGDLKSAGRLTRSGRTAWWRINGGSPLGRRWLQVESDAGTGYQAHLALAECPPAVSQDAADLFAQLESLDFPVDYAIDLTLVPAEKARAQVQRKKNELIDQADQYDARPTGMPASLSEAARDLGELDARLSRTSVEVEVQSVTVLTVWGPTAAVCDSRARALAALLSGADYRAVRPAGLQEALFTLGLPGTVRPGVVREFTQHQVSEDWALSGAFTLGDVGDPNGMFLGIDLDCGTTRPVMINVADAPKQDASASMGIVGDLGAGKSVLQKLIAEAVWARGGCAICIDRTPVREWATFARTAAQGRVQIIDAAQAEVSIDPLRMFPGPEGRHYALSYLTLQLGIGPMSTNGEVLHHAVEQTAASASPSMHRVLQVLEEMATGEAGRRQDAAATLAGLIRVVATNPLAAMVFDPALPPVRLDASTAHDMIVITTTGLKLPPKAAFAIPEILHQQPLEALIGRAVLYLIAALARQTAFEDPARFTSVVLDELYWLTSSAEGTALVHEILHDGRKHGAGLLAGSHDAAELGPDRGLMAYRALARTADRERARRGLDFIGLDPDDPELLRLVTTGLSPVGQKGREGEFLLTCPRQNTGRIKAVIPRIARIATSITTTPGGRTSAVPHTATGPNSGEAGARPKELIR, from the coding sequence GTGAGGGTGCCGTTCCGTCATATCGCTGGGCACCTGGTGTGGTCGACGCAGGGCAGTGTGTGGGCGATCTACCGCCTGCACCCGGGCCCGGATGAGCGCGGCCAGGTCGAGGAGAGCGTCCAGGGCACCTATGTGCCCGCCGCGGTCCGCGACGAACAGCTCGCCAAGATCACCCACATGGTGCGCTCCCTGTCCGGGGCACCACGCCTGTTCGGCCTTGCCGCGCAGGTCGATCCCGGCGAGATCGCCCTGAAGATGATCGACGGCATCGAGCCCGCCGACACCGCGCCGGGCACGGATCACCCGTGGGTGGAGAACGTCGAGGCCACTTTGGATCTCCTGGACGACCAGGAGATGCACCGCCGCACCCTGTGGCTGGCCGTGCCGCTGCAGTCCGAGAACGCCGGGCTCCAGGTTGCGGCGTCGCTCGGCTCGGCCTGGGCAGAGCTGGCTCCCCTTCTCGGCATGCGCCCCGGCCCCATCGCCCGCCGCGAGGTGCAGGCGTATCGCGAGCAGGCCGCCCGGGTCGAGGCCACGCTCGCCGGCGGGATCGCGTTCCGCCCCGCCCGCCCGGCGGAGGTGGTGTGGATGATCCAGCACGCCCTGCACCGCGGCGTTGCCGAGCCGCTGCTGGCGGAGGCAGAGGACAGCGACCTGTACGGCGGGCAGCTGCGGGACGGGGTGCTGCGCTCCCCCAGCTACGCCGACCTCGGACAGGTGCGTCTGCAGGAGGGCGGCATCGACCCCGGCCTGGACGACGCCGGCGACCTCAAGAGCGCAGGCCGGCTCACGCGCTCGGGCCGCACGGCCTGGTGGCGGATCAACGGTGGCTCGCCGCTCGGGCGGCGGTGGTTGCAGGTCGAATCCGACGCAGGGACCGGCTACCAGGCCCATTTGGCGCTGGCCGAGTGCCCGCCCGCGGTCAGCCAGGACGCCGCGGATCTCTTCGCCCAGCTGGAGTCCTTGGACTTTCCCGTCGACTACGCCATCGACCTCACCTTGGTGCCTGCGGAGAAGGCGCGGGCGCAGGTGCAGCGCAAGAAGAACGAACTCATCGACCAGGCCGACCAGTACGACGCCCGCCCCACCGGCATGCCCGCCTCGCTCAGCGAGGCGGCCCGCGACCTGGGCGAGTTGGACGCACGGCTGTCGCGTACCTCGGTGGAGGTCGAGGTGCAGTCGGTGACCGTGCTGACGGTGTGGGGGCCGACCGCCGCCGTCTGCGACTCCCGGGCCCGCGCCCTGGCCGCCCTCCTCAGCGGGGCGGACTACCGGGCGGTGCGCCCGGCCGGGCTGCAGGAAGCCCTCTTCACGCTCGGCCTGCCCGGCACCGTGCGGCCCGGTGTAGTGCGGGAGTTCACCCAGCACCAGGTCAGCGAGGACTGGGCACTGTCCGGGGCCTTCACCCTCGGGGACGTCGGCGACCCGAACGGGATGTTCCTCGGGATCGACCTGGACTGCGGCACCACCCGCCCCGTCATGATCAACGTGGCGGATGCGCCGAAGCAGGACGCCTCCGCCTCGATGGGGATCGTCGGCGACCTGGGGGCGGGCAAGAGTGTCCTGCAGAAGCTGATCGCGGAGGCGGTGTGGGCGCGCGGCGGCTGCGCGATCTGCATCGATCGCACCCCCGTACGCGAGTGGGCCACCTTCGCCCGCACCGCCGCGCAGGGCCGGGTGCAGATCATCGACGCCGCACAGGCCGAAGTCTCCATCGACCCGCTGCGCATGTTTCCCGGGCCCGAAGGCCGCCACTACGCCCTGTCCTATCTCACGCTGCAGCTCGGCATCGGCCCGATGAGTACCAACGGGGAGGTCCTGCACCACGCCGTCGAACAGACCGCTGCGAGTGCGAGCCCGTCCATGCACCGGGTGCTTCAGGTCCTGGAGGAGATGGCCACGGGTGAGGCGGGCAGGCGCCAGGACGCGGCCGCCACCCTGGCCGGTCTCATCCGTGTGGTTGCCACCAACCCGTTGGCGGCGATGGTGTTCGACCCGGCGCTGCCGCCGGTTCGGCTGGACGCCTCCACCGCCCACGACATGATCGTCATCACCACGACCGGCCTGAAGCTGCCGCCGAAGGCTGCGTTCGCCATCCCGGAGATCCTGCACCAGCAGCCTTTGGAAGCGCTGATCGGCCGGGCGGTGCTCTACCTGATCGCCGCCCTCGCCCGGCAGACCGCGTTCGAAGACCCGGCACGGTTCACCTCCGTGGTCCTGGACGAGCTGTACTGGCTCACCTCCTCCGCGGAGGGGACCGCGCTGGTCCACGAGATCCTCCACGACGGCCGCAAGCACGGTGCCGGACTGCTGGCCGGCTCGCACGACGCCGCCGAACTCGGTCCGGACCGCGGCCTGATGGCCTACCGGGCCCTGGCCCGCACCGCGGACCGGGAACGCGCCCGCCGCGGCCTGGACTTCATCGGCCTCGACCCCGACGACCCGGAGCTGCTCCGGCTGGTGACCACCGGTCTGTCTCCGGTCGGGCAGAAGGGCCGCGAGGGCGAGTTCCTGCTGACCTGCCCCCGGCAGAACACCGGCCGGATCAAGGCCGTCATCCCCCGCATCGCGCGTATCGCCACGTCCATCACCACCACCCCGGGAGGCCGCACAAGCGCGGTCCCGCACACCGCCACGGGGCCGAATTCCGGTGAGGCCGGGGCACGTCCGAAGGAACTCATCCGATGA